One stretch of Aquimarina sp. Aq107 DNA includes these proteins:
- a CDS encoding TIGR00730 family Rossman fold protein, translating into MRKEQHHKGWNEIKTNDSWAIFKIMGEFVNGFEKMSKIGPCVSIFGSARTKTDDKYYQLAVDVAHKIVDHGYGVITGGGPGIMEAGNKGAHLGGGTSVGLNIDLPFEQHDNPYIDSDKSLDFDYFFVRKVMFVKYSQGFVVMPGGFGTLDELFEAITLIQTKKIATFPIILVSTEFWGGLMDWVKSTLLDKFGNISPGDMDLIHIVDTPEEVLQILDKFYGKYNLSPNF; encoded by the coding sequence ATGAGAAAAGAACAACATCACAAAGGTTGGAACGAAATAAAAACAAATGATTCTTGGGCTATTTTTAAGATCATGGGAGAGTTCGTAAATGGATTTGAAAAAATGAGTAAAATAGGACCTTGTGTATCTATATTTGGATCCGCCAGGACTAAAACGGATGACAAATATTATCAACTAGCTGTTGATGTAGCTCATAAAATAGTAGATCACGGATATGGAGTTATTACTGGTGGTGGTCCAGGTATTATGGAAGCTGGTAATAAAGGTGCTCATTTAGGTGGAGGAACCTCTGTAGGTTTAAATATTGATTTACCTTTTGAACAACACGATAATCCATACATTGACAGTGATAAAAGCTTAGATTTTGATTATTTCTTTGTTAGAAAAGTAATGTTTGTTAAATACTCTCAGGGATTTGTGGTTATGCCTGGAGGATTTGGAACGCTCGACGAACTGTTTGAAGCAATAACATTGATACAAACAAAAAAAATAGCAACATTTCCTATTATTTTAGTAAGTACTGAGTTCTGGGGAGGACTAATGGATTGGGTAAAGAGTACTCTTTTAGATAAATTTGGAAACATCAGTCCTGGAGATATGGATTTAATTCATATTGTAGATACTCCAGAAGAAGTATTACAGATTCTAGATAAATTCTATGGAAAATACAATTTAAGTCCAAATTTCTAG